The Mycobacterium sp. EPa45 genomic interval CACCGACGGTAAAGGTCGCTGGACTCTGGTCGTCGACACCATCACCGGTGGTGATCCGCGGGTGGCCGGCGCCTTCAACAGTGCGGTCCACGCGTCGGCGGCCGGGCAGCTCGAGCCGGTCAAACGCGACGCCGATCCAGACGGCACATGGACTTTCGAGACCCAGCCGCAGATCTACTTCGGCGGTGCGTCGGTGTCGGAATTGATCAGCGGCCTCTACGTGCACACTCCGTCGGCCCACCCGAGCAGCTTCGTCAGCACGGTGGTGATCGACGCGCGGAACGCCAAGCCGATCACCCTGGGCGATCTGTTCACCGACAAGCAGGCCGGTCTGAACAAGCTCTCGGAGCAGACGAAGGCGCTACTGCCGGGAGTCACCGGAGTGGGGCCGACACCGATGCCGGACGAGCCGGGCAACGCACCGACCGAGGCGAACTTCGCCAATTGGATCCCGACCCCGGCCGGTCTGGAGATCCACTTCGCCGACTACCAGTTCTTCCATGGGACACCGACGATCACGGTGCCGTGGTCGGCGCTCGACGGTCTGCTCGCGCCCGGGATGGACGCGTTGCGGGCGTAGCCCGCGCGATTTCGGACTAGTCGAGGTCGCCGGAGCCGGCCGGGCCGCCGGGTGCGGTCTTGGACACCTGAACCAGGAACTCGTAGTTGTTCTTGGTCTTCCGCAGCTGGCTCATCAACAGGTCGATGGCCTGATGGGAGTCCAGCCCGGACAGCACACGGCGCAGCTTGTGCACGATCGCGAACTCGTCGGGGCTCAGCAGCAGCTCGTCCTTGCGGGTGCCCGACGGATTGACGTCGACCGCGGGGAACACCCGGCGCTCGGCGATCTTGCGGTCGAGCTTGAGCTCGGCGTTGCCGGTGCCCTTGAACTCTTCGAAGATCACGGTGTCACCGGTCGAACCGGTCTCCACCATGGCCGTCGCGATGATCGTCAGCGAGCCGCCGTGCTCGATATTGCGGGCCGCGCCCAGGAACCGCTTGGGCGGATACAGCGCGGTCGAGTCCACACCACCGGACAGGATGCGCCCGGACGCCGGCGAGGCGTTGTTGTAGGCGCGACCCAGGCGGGTGATCGAGTCGAGCAGCACCACGACGTCCTTGCCCTGCTCGACCAGGCGCTTGGCCCGCTCGATGGCCAGCTCGGCGGCCTGGGTGTGGTCTGACGGCGGGCGGTCGAAGGTGGAGGCGATGACCTCACCCTTGACCGAGCGCTGCATGTCGGTGACCTCTTCAGGACGCTCGTCGACCAGGACCACCATCAGATGGCACTCCGGGTTGTTGCGGGTGATCGCGTTGGCGATGTCCTGCATGATCGTGGTCTTACCGGCCTTGGGCGGCGACACGATCAGGGCGCGCTGGCCCTTGCCGATCGGCATGATCAGATCGATCACGCGGGTCGTCAGCCGGTCGGAAGTGGTCTCCAGACGCAGCCGCTGATTCGGGTACAGCGGGGTCATCTTGGTGAAGTCGGGGCGGTTCTTGGCCGCCTCGACCGGGCCGCCGTTGACGCTGTCGAGGCGGACCAGCGGGTTGAACTTCTGGCGCTGGTTGCTCTGCTCGCCGTCCTTGGGCACGCGCACGGCACCGGTGACGGCGTCGCCGCGGCGCAGGCCGTTCTTGCGGACCATGTTCATCGAGACGTAGACGTCGTTCGGCCCGGCCAGGTAGCCCGACGTGCGGACGAACGCGTAGTTGTCGAGCACGTCGAGGATGCCGGCGACCGGCTGGACGACGTCGTCCTCGCGCAGCTCGGCATCGTTGCCGCCGCCTTCGCCACCGGCGCGCTCACCACGGCGCCTGCGGTCGCGGAATCGGCGGCCGCGGCGGCCCTGGCGGCCGTCGCCGTCGTCATCGTCGTTGTCGCGGTTCTGGTTCTGATCGCGGTTCTGGTTCTGATCGCGGTTCTGGTTGTTGCCGCGGTTCTGATTCTGCTGGTTGCCCTGGTTCTGGCCGCCCTGGTCACCGGACTCGCGGTTGTCGGCCTTGTTCTCAGCCTTCTTCTCGCCCTGCTCGGGACGATTGTCCTGGGACTTCGGCTGCTCAGCGCTGTCGGAACCGGCAGCGCCGGCCTCGCGGGTGGCGGTCCGGCGCTCACGACGACGCGGCTCGCCACCACCGGTTTCGGCGGTGTCCGCGGTGTTGTCGCGGGCCTCGGCCGGCTGCTCCGCTGGCGCCTTGTCGGCGTTGTCGTCGCCGCGAGGTGCGGCATTGCCGCCGTTGCCGCCGCCGTTCTGGTGCTCCTTGATGGCGGCGATCAGATCGCTCTTGCGCATTCCGGAGGTTCCCTTGACGCCAACTCGGTTGGCCAGGGCACGAAGCTCGGGCAGGACCATCGTCGAAAGCGAGCCGGTCGGGCCACTGGGGCTGGCCTGCGAGGCGGTGTCCGGCTGAGAATCAGGCGCCGAGGGGGAATCTGCGGTCACGGCGGGCGCCTCCGTCTGCGGGGCGCGTTCTGCAGCCGTGATCAGGTCCGTATCGGTCACGGATTTCCTTTCTTCCCTCGCCGTCTTCGTGGGGGCGAGGGGTTCTGGCATTCAGCCGATTCGCTGAATGCGAAGTCTCACCATCGTCTGTGTGTCAAACGGTGATCGCCGGGATTCGCGGCTACATGGCGAACCGTCGTCAGTCCACGAGTTGAACACGAGAGAAATTGGTGGTCGTCCTAGTGTCGGCGCAGGAACAGTCGCTGCGATTGCCGGGACGGGACCGAGGATATCCCCCTTGACGGCCGGAAAGCAAGAAACCACCCACCGGCGTGTGCGCAACTCAGGGTCTGACCGCGACTCCTGAGCTCCAGCGAACTGCTTCGCCGACGCCCATCTCGCTGACGGTGAACCCCTTCGCGGTGCCGAACTCGACGGCCTCGGCCGGCAGTTCTGCGCTGGTCGTGAGGGCCAGAACGGCCGGACCAGCGCCGGAAAGCACCGCTGGCACTCCACAACGCCGCAACACCTGGATGTATTCCGCCGAAGCGGGCATGGCCGGACCCCGTTGCGGCTGATGCAGGACGTCCTCGGTCGCCACCATCAGCAAGTCCGGGCGCTCGGTGAGCGCAACCACCAGCAACGCCGCGCGGCTGAGGTTGAAGCGGGCGTCGACATGGCTGACATGGTCGGGCAGCAGCACCCGGGTCTCCGCGGTCGACGACTTCACCTGCGGGATTCCCGGGAACACGTGGATATCGGGATGCAGCCGCAGGGGGGCCGCCGCATACGTCGTGGGCGTCGTGCGGGCGTCGGTCCACGACACCACTGCCCCACCCAGCACCGCGGCCGCCGCGTTGTCGGGGTGACCCTCGAATTCCGAAGACAGCTGGATCAGCTGCGCGTCGGTCAGCGGTTCCAAATCCGCTTGTGTCAGAAGGCCATTCGCGGCTGCCAGGCCTCCGACGACGGCCGCGGCCGACGACCCGAGCCCGCGCGAGTGCGGGATGGCGTTGCGGCACCGCACGACGAGTCCGGGGGCGCCGGCGCCGCCGGCCGCCAATCCCCGGTGCAGCGCCCGAACCACCAGATGCTCTGCGGTCTGCGGCACCTGCCCGGCGCCCTCGCCGTCGACCTCGATGATCAGCCCGGCGTCGGTGGTCTCGACCGAAATCTCGTCGTAGAGGCCCAGCGCCAGGCCCAGGCTGTCGAAGCCCGGGCCGAGGTTGGCGCTGGACGCCGCAACGGTGGCGTGCGAGGTCAGGCCGGCAGGCAGAGTCAGGGTCACCGCGGTCCGTCTCTCAGACCAGGCCCAGCTCAGCGACGACAGCGCCTGGGTCGACCGGCAGCGGCTTCACCGTGGGCATGCCGCGCAGCGCGGTATCGGGGTCCTTCAGACCGTTGCCGGTCACGGTGCACACCACCGAAGAGCCGGGCTTGACCCAACCGTCTTCCACGGACTTGAGCAGGCCGGCAATGCTGGCCGCCGACGCCGGCTCGACGAAGACACCTTCCAACTGGGCGACCAGGTGATACGCGGCCAGGATCTCCTCGTCGGTGGCAGCCAGGAACCGGCCGCCGGACTCCTGCTGCGCCGTCACGGCACCGTCCCAGGACGCCGGCGAACCGATGCGGATCGCGGTGGCGATGGTTTCCGGATTGCTGACCGGCTGACCCGTTACCAGCGGCGCCGCGCCTGCGGCCTGCGTGCCCAGCATGCGGGGCAGCCGCTCGGACAGCCCGTCGCGGTGGTATTCGCGGTAGCCCTTCCAATACGCGGTGATGTTGCCGGCGTTTCCGACCGGCAGCGAGTGCACGTCAGGGGCGATGCCGAGCGCGTCGACGATCTCGAAGGCCGCGGTCTTCTGCCCCTCGATGCGCACCGGGTTCACGCTGTTGACCAGCGCGATGGTCTGGTAGTCGTTGGTGAGCTTGCGGGCCAGCTCGAGGCAGTCGTCGAAGTTGCCGTCGATCTGAATGATCTTGGCGCCGTGCATGACTGCCTGGGCCAGCTTGCCCATCGCGATCTTGCCCTGCGGGATCAGCACGGCGCAGGTGATGCCGGCCCGGGCGGCGTAGGCGGCCGCCGACGCAGAGGTGTTACCGGTCGAGGCGCACAACACGGCCTTCTGGCCGCGTGCGACGGCGTCGGTCACCGCCATCGTCATGCCGCGGTCTTTGAAGGAGCCGGTGGGGTTGAGACCCTCGACCTTCAAATGAACTGTGCAGCCGGTCTTTTCAGAGAGTCGCGGAGCGCTGATGAGCGGGGTGCCACCCTCGAGGAGGGTCACCGGGGTCCAATCCGCACCGACCGGCAGCCGATCGCGGTAGGCCTCGATCAGTCCGCGCCACGGGGTGTGTACGGGAGATGCCTTGATTGAGCTCATTCGCTGGTTCCCTCCAGACGCAGCACGCTGTTGACTTCCTGGACAGCGTCGTGATCCGCCAGTGCGGCAACAGTCTCGGACAACGCCGCGTCAGTGGCCCGGTGAGTCACCACGACGATGCGAGCACCCTCGTCGGCCATACTCTCCTGGCGCACCTCGGCGATACTGACCTCGCGCTTGGCGAATTCGGCTGCAACCGAGGACAACACACCGGGGCGGTCGGTGACGGTCATGCTGACGTAGTACCGAGTCTGGATGATGCCCATCGGCGCGATCGGCAGCTGCGCGTACTTGGATTCGCGCGGCCCGCGGCCGCCCTGCACCCGGTTGCGCGCGGCCATCACCAGATCGCCCATCACCGCCGACGCGGTCGGCGCGCCGCCGGCACCCTGGCCGTAGAACATCAACCGTCCGGCCGCCTCGGCCTCCACAACGACGGCATTGAATGCCCCGTTGACGTTGGCCAGCGGATGACTCAGCGGGACCAGCGCGGGATAGACACGAGCCGAAACCCGTTGCTGGCCATCGTCTCCCGTGACACGTTCACAGATCGACAGCAGCTTGATGGTGCACCCGAGCGCCTTGGCCGATTCGAAGTCCTCCGGGGTGATCTTGGTGATGCCCTCGCGATAGACATCGTCGGCGGTGACCCGGGTATGGAACGCGATCGAGGCCAGGATCGCGGCCTTGGCCGCAGCGTCATAACCCTCGACGTCGGCGGTCGGGTCGGCCTCGGCGTATCCCAGCGCGCTCGCGTCGGCCAGCGCGGAGTCGTAATCGGCCCCGGTGGAGGCCATTTCGGACAAGATGTAATTGGTGGTGCCGTTGACGATGCCCGCCACCCGAAGCACGGTGTCGCCGGCCAGCGACTGGGTGAGCGGCCGGATCACCGGGATCGCACCGGCGACGGCGGCTTCGAAATACAGGTCCACGTGGGCCCGTTCGGCCGCCTGGGCCAACTCGCCGGTGGATTGGGCCAGCAGCGCCTTGTTGGCGGTCACCACCGACTTGCCGCCCTCGAGCGCGGTCAGGATGGCCTTGCGGGCCGGTTCGACAGGACCCATCACCTCGACGACGATGTCGACGTCCTCGCGGGAGACCAGCTCCTCGACATTGTCGGTGAGCAGCTCCACCGGCAGACCGCGGTTTCCGGCGACCCGGCGGACCGCCACGCCGCGCAGCTCGAGCGGAGCACCGATGCGCGCCGCCAGATCCGGCGCGCTCTCCTCGATGATCCGGGCAACCTCACTGCCGACATTTCCCAGGCCCAATACCGCTACGCCTATTGCTTTTTCCGTCATTGGTTCCTACCTCACTTCCAAACTCAGCAGATCGTCGACGGTCTCCCGGCGCAGGATCAGGCGAGCCCGCCCGTCGCGCACGGCCACCACCGCGGGGCGGCCGATCAGGTTGTATCGACTGGACATCGAATAGCAGTAGGCGCCGGTGGCGGCCACCGCCAACAGATCGCCGGGTGTCACGTCTTGTGGCAGCCACGCATCGCGGACGATGATGTCGCCACTCTCGCAATGCTTTCCAACAATCCGGGCCAGAGTCGGCGCTGCGTCGGTGACCCGCGAGACAAGCCGGACGTCGTACTCGGCGCCGTAGAGCGCCGGGCGGATGTTGTCGCTCATTCCGCCGTCGACGCTGACGTAGCGGCGCGAGGTACCGGAGCCGATTGCGACGTCTTTGACCGTGCCGACCTCGTAGAGCGTCACGGTGCCCGGCCCGGCGATCGCCCGTCCGGGCTCGACAACCAGGCGGGGCGCGGGCAGGCCGACGGCCGCCGACTCGCTGCGCACGATCGCTTCGAGCTTGCCGGCCAAGTCGGCGATCGGGGGCGGATCGTCTTGGGACAGATAGGAAATGCCGAGCCCACCGCCGAGGTCGACGATCGACATCTGCGCCGTCTTGTCCACCCCGAACTCGGCGACCACGTCGCGTAGCAGTCCGATGACCCGGTGGGCGGCCAGCTCGAAGCCCGCCACGTCGAAGATCTGCGAGCCGATGTGGCTGTGCAGGCCGACCAGACGCAGGTGATCGGTGGCGAACACCCGCCGCACGGCGTCCATGGCAGCACCGCTGGCCAGCGACAATCCGAACTTCTGGTCCTCGTGGGCGGTCGCGATGAACTCGTGGGTGTGCGCCTCGACACCGACGGTGACCCGAAGCAAGACGTCCTGCACCACACCGGCATCGCCGGCGATGGTGTCGAGTCGCTCGATCTCGGTCATCGAGTCCAGCACGATGTGGCCGACGCCCGCCTTGACCGCAGTCGTGAGCTCGTCGACGGATTTGTTGTTGCCGTGCAATGCGATTCGCTCGGCCGGGAACTTTGCATGCAGGGCGACGGCGAGCTCGCCACCGCTGGCGA includes:
- the thrC gene encoding threonine synthase encodes the protein MSSIKASPVHTPWRGLIEAYRDRLPVGADWTPVTLLEGGTPLISAPRLSEKTGCTVHLKVEGLNPTGSFKDRGMTMAVTDAVARGQKAVLCASTGNTSASAAAYAARAGITCAVLIPQGKIAMGKLAQAVMHGAKIIQIDGNFDDCLELARKLTNDYQTIALVNSVNPVRIEGQKTAAFEIVDALGIAPDVHSLPVGNAGNITAYWKGYREYHRDGLSERLPRMLGTQAAGAAPLVTGQPVSNPETIATAIRIGSPASWDGAVTAQQESGGRFLAATDEEILAAYHLVAQLEGVFVEPASAASIAGLLKSVEDGWVKPGSSVVCTVTGNGLKDPDTALRGMPTVKPLPVDPGAVVAELGLV
- the lysA gene encoding diaminopimelate decarboxylase; this encodes MHHGGAPQQPQTAADVLSLAPNVWPRNLIRQESGEVSIAGVTVTGLAAEYGTPLFVIDEDDFRGRCREIAAAFGGGHNVHYASKAFLCTEIARWVDQEGLSLDVASGGELAVALHAKFPAERIALHGNNKSVDELTTAVKAGVGHIVLDSMTEIERLDTIAGDAGVVQDVLLRVTVGVEAHTHEFIATAHEDQKFGLSLASGAAMDAVRRVFATDHLRLVGLHSHIGSQIFDVAGFELAAHRVIGLLRDVVAEFGVDKTAQMSIVDLGGGLGISYLSQDDPPPIADLAGKLEAIVRSESAAVGLPAPRLVVEPGRAIAGPGTVTLYEVGTVKDVAIGSGTSRRYVSVDGGMSDNIRPALYGAEYDVRLVSRVTDAAPTLARIVGKHCESGDIIVRDAWLPQDVTPGDLLAVAATGAYCYSMSSRYNLIGRPAVVAVRDGRARLILRRETVDDLLSLEVR
- the rho gene encoding transcription termination factor Rho, with the translated sequence MTDTDLITAAERAPQTEAPAVTADSPSAPDSQPDTASQASPSGPTGSLSTMVLPELRALANRVGVKGTSGMRKSDLIAAIKEHQNGGGNGGNAAPRGDDNADKAPAEQPAEARDNTADTAETGGGEPRRRERRTATREAGAAGSDSAEQPKSQDNRPEQGEKKAENKADNRESGDQGGQNQGNQQNQNRGNNQNRDQNQNRDQNQNRDNDDDDGDGRQGRRGRRFRDRRRRGERAGGEGGGNDAELREDDVVQPVAGILDVLDNYAFVRTSGYLAGPNDVYVSMNMVRKNGLRRGDAVTGAVRVPKDGEQSNQRQKFNPLVRLDSVNGGPVEAAKNRPDFTKMTPLYPNQRLRLETTSDRLTTRVIDLIMPIGKGQRALIVSPPKAGKTTIMQDIANAITRNNPECHLMVVLVDERPEEVTDMQRSVKGEVIASTFDRPPSDHTQAAELAIERAKRLVEQGKDVVVLLDSITRLGRAYNNASPASGRILSGGVDSTALYPPKRFLGAARNIEHGGSLTIIATAMVETGSTGDTVIFEEFKGTGNAELKLDRKIAERRVFPAVDVNPSGTRKDELLLSPDEFAIVHKLRRVLSGLDSHQAIDLLMSQLRKTKNNYEFLVQVSKTAPGGPAGSGDLD
- the thrB gene encoding homoserine kinase is translated as MTLTLPAGLTSHATVAASSANLGPGFDSLGLALGLYDEISVETTDAGLIIEVDGEGAGQVPQTAEHLVVRALHRGLAAGGAGAPGLVVRCRNAIPHSRGLGSSAAAVVGGLAAANGLLTQADLEPLTDAQLIQLSSEFEGHPDNAAAAVLGGAVVSWTDARTTPTTYAAAPLRLHPDIHVFPGIPQVKSSTAETRVLLPDHVSHVDARFNLSRAALLVVALTERPDLLMVATEDVLHQPQRGPAMPASAEYIQVLRRCGVPAVLSGAGPAVLALTTSAELPAEAVEFGTAKGFTVSEMGVGEAVRWSSGVAVRP
- a CDS encoding homoserine dehydrogenase, which encodes MTEKAIGVAVLGLGNVGSEVARIIEESAPDLAARIGAPLELRGVAVRRVAGNRGLPVELLTDNVEELVSREDVDIVVEVMGPVEPARKAILTALEGGKSVVTANKALLAQSTGELAQAAERAHVDLYFEAAVAGAIPVIRPLTQSLAGDTVLRVAGIVNGTTNYILSEMASTGADYDSALADASALGYAEADPTADVEGYDAAAKAAILASIAFHTRVTADDVYREGITKITPEDFESAKALGCTIKLLSICERVTGDDGQQRVSARVYPALVPLSHPLANVNGAFNAVVVEAEAAGRLMFYGQGAGGAPTASAVMGDLVMAARNRVQGGRGPRESKYAQLPIAPMGIIQTRYYVSMTVTDRPGVLSSVAAEFAKREVSIAEVRQESMADEGARIVVVTHRATDAALSETVAALADHDAVQEVNSVLRLEGTSE
- a CDS encoding RsiV family protein; translation: MSTRSRRGAVLVAALAVGLTACGGSTSTSAKTTATTAAVSSSASATASPSTNAPTRGVANNQTYSVTRSTAGDATTDGKGRWTLVVDTITGGDPRVAGAFNSAVHASAAGQLEPVKRDADPDGTWTFETQPQIYFGGASVSELISGLYVHTPSAHPSSFVSTVVIDARNAKPITLGDLFTDKQAGLNKLSEQTKALLPGVTGVGPTPMPDEPGNAPTEANFANWIPTPAGLEIHFADYQFFHGTPTITVPWSALDGLLAPGMDALRA